In the Acropora muricata isolate sample 2 chromosome 1, ASM3666990v1, whole genome shotgun sequence genome, one interval contains:
- the LOC136921782 gene encoding uncharacterized protein, protein MVYCEVCEVKVQEGGNYCYNCGAGVESFENDPEREVIERYFHLGYKYDVIINLLRSKHDICMNVRTLKRRLVKYKLSRNETWRSEEEVKNIIKEEMQGSGCLSGYRKMWHLLKLKYNIHVPRNMVAQILHDIDPEASSLRKKKKLKRRHYLSHGPNQCWHIDGYDKLKPFGFPIHAGVDGYSRKVLWVELERSNNLPEITASRH, encoded by the exons ATGGTTTACTGTGAAGTTTGTGAAGTGAAAGTGCAAGAGGGTGGAAACTACTGCTATAACTGTGGGGCCGGAGTGGAATCATTTGAGAATG ACCCCGAAAGGGAGGTTATTGAACGATATTTCCATCTCGGGTACAAGTATGATGTGATCATCAATCTTTTGAGAAGTAAGCATGATATATGCATGAATGTACGAACACTGAAAAGGAGGCTTGTGAAATACAAATTATCAAGAAATGAGACTTGGAGAAGTGAGGAAGAAGTAAAGAACATAATCAAGGAGGAAATGCAAGGGTCTGGTTGCCTGTCAGGTTACAGGAAAATGTGGCATTTGCTTAAATTAAAGTACAATATTCACGTCCCACGTAACATGGTTGCACAAATCTTGCATGATATTGATCCTGAGGCAAGTagtttgagaaagaaaaagaagctcAAACGACGGCACTATCTATCCCATGGGCCAAATCAATGCTGGCACATCGATG GTTATGACAAGCTCAAACCATTTGGATTTCCAATTCATGCAGGTGTGGATGGGTACAGCAGAAAGGTTCTATGGGTTGAGTTAGAAAGGTCAAACAATCTCCCTGAAATTACTGCAAG CAGGCACTAG